A genomic segment from bacterium encodes:
- a CDS encoding sigma-70 family RNA polymerase sigma factor encodes MSGTRGAGRPLEEDALLARARAGDRDAFGLLVERHLAHVWRVAFRIVRDEADAEDVAQETFLAAWRALATFRGEALFSTWLHRIAVARALNHLDRAAEKTRRASAPLVRGDGAEIDVGPEWGAEAEARSPLAALEAEELRRRLLDCFRALPGPWRVVLALRDAEELPYEEIAARADLALGTVRSRLARARLRLKECVERGAAGTAGQ; translated from the coding sequence ATGAGCGGAACGCGCGGCGCCGGCCGCCCCCTGGAAGAGGACGCGCTCCTCGCGCGGGCCCGCGCGGGGGACCGCGACGCGTTCGGACTGCTCGTCGAGCGGCACCTGGCGCACGTCTGGCGCGTCGCCTTCCGCATCGTGCGCGACGAGGCCGACGCCGAGGACGTGGCGCAGGAGACGTTCCTCGCCGCGTGGCGCGCCCTCGCGACGTTCCGCGGCGAGGCGCTCTTCTCGACCTGGCTGCACCGGATCGCCGTCGCCCGCGCCCTCAACCACCTCGACCGCGCCGCGGAGAAGACGCGCCGCGCCTCGGCCCCGCTCGTCCGCGGCGACGGGGCGGAGATCGACGTCGGACCGGAGTGGGGCGCGGAGGCCGAGGCGCGCTCGCCGCTCGCCGCGCTCGAGGCGGAGGAGCTGCGGCGGCGCCTGCTCGACTGCTTCCGCGCGCTGCCCGGCCCCTGGCGGGTCGTCCTCGCGCTGCGCGACGCGGAGGAGCTGCCGTACGAGGAGATCGCCGCGCGGGCCGACCTCGCCTTGGGAACGGTCCGCTCGCGCCTCGCCCGCGCGCGGCTGCGGCTCAAGGAGTGCGTCGAGCGCGGGGCGGCCGGGACGGCGGGACAATGA